GGGAGTAGACGGCTCCCCTCAGCATTGCGGCTAATCGGTTGGTTTAATCGATACTGACACCCGAGAACACGTTGCGGCCGAACGGGCTGACTTTGAACCCTTCGACCCGGGTGCTTAACGGCTGGTTGACCGTCGAGTGGGCGACAGGCGTGATCGGCACTTGTTGTTTAAGCAATTGCTGGGCCTGTTTATAAAGCTCGGTGCGCTGGTCACGATCGGTGACGACTTTGGCCTGTTTGATCAGCTTGTCGTACGCCGGATCGCACCACATGGAGTAGTTGTTGCCACCGATCGCGTCGCAGCTGTACAGCGTGCCCAGCCAGTTGTCCGGGTCACCGTTGTCACCGGTCCAGCCGATCAGGCTGATGTCATGCTCGCCGTTCTTGGTGCGCTTGATGTATTCGCCCCATTCGTAGCTGACGATCTTCACTTTCAGACCGATCTTGGCCCAGTCGGACTGGAGCATCTCGGCCATCAGTTTGGCGTTCGGGTTGTACGGGCGCTGCACCGGCATTGCCCACAGGGTGATCTCGGTGCCTTCTTTCACACCGGCAGCCTTGAGCAGCTCTTTGGCTTTTTCCGGGTTGTAGGCGGCGTCTTTGATGGACTCGTCGTAGGACCACTGGGTCGGTGGCATGGCATTGACGGCCAGTTGACCGGCGCCTTGATAAACAGCGTTGAGAATTCCCTGTTTATTCACCGCCATGTCCAGTGCCTGACGCACTTCCAGTTGATCGAACGGCTTGTGGCGCACGTTGTAGGCGATGTAGCCGAGGTTGAAGCCTGGCTTGGAAATCAGTTGCAGCTTCGGATCGGTTTTCAGCGCTTCGACGTCGGCAGGGCGCGGGTGCAGGGTGATCTGGCACTCGTTGGCCTTGAGCTTCTGCACGCGTACTGACGCATCGGTGTTGATCGCGAAAATCAGGTTCTTCAGTTTGACCCGGCTCGGATCCCAGTACTGCGGGTTGCCGGTGTAGCGAATGTTCGAGTCTTTCTGGTAGCTCTTGAACACGAACGGCCCGGTGCCGATCGGCTTCTGGTTGATGTCGCTCGGCTTGCCGTCGGCCAGCAACTTGTCGGCGTATTCGGCGGACAGAATCGAGGCGAAACTCATGGCGATGTTCTGGATGAACGCGGCGTCGACGCTGTTGAGCGTGAACTCCACGGTCAGCGGCCCGGTCTTTTCGACCTTGGCGATGTTCTTGTTCAGGCTCATCCCGTTGAAGTACGGGAACTCGGTGGGGTAGGCCTTACGGAACGGCTGTTGCGCGTCGAGCATGCGATTGAACGTGAACAACACGTCGTCAGCGTTGAAATCGCGGCTCGGCTTGAAGTAAGGGGTTGTATGAAATTTCACGCCTTCACGCAGGTGAAAGGTGTATTTCAGGCCATCTTCGGAAATGTCCCATTGGGTCGCCAGACCCGGTACGACGTTGGTCGCGCCCTTTTCGAACTCGACCAGACGGTTGTACAGCGGCTCGGCGGCGTCGTTGTCGGTGGCCGTCGTGTATTGCGCGGTATCGAAACCCGCCGGACTGCCTTCCGAGCAAAACACCAGGCTGTCGCTGGCGGCGTAGCTTGCAGACGTGGCGGCCAACAGGCCGGCGCCCAACAGTGCGGAAAAAACCAAGGTATGGCGCATGACGCTCCCTCTTTTTTAGTGTTGTGCAATGCGCCTCGGTCCCGATCCCGGGACTTTTTGGCCGCATTGAGCTCAATCCAATACGTACGGCAAAACCGGTGGCCCACGCAGACACTGGTCAGTACGCGACGGTAGGCACCGTGCTGCTGGCAGTAAATACGTAATTGCCTTAATGCTCGTAGGAAAAGTCGACGCGCCTATACCGAAGCAATCATCTGCGGCGGATTTGGGTGTAGGCCTTTTCCTTTTTCCCCGGTAGATAAAGCAACGGCGACGTCAGAAACGCCGCCGCTGCAATGTCTTACTTGCTGACGCTGACGCCGTAGAAGGAATTCAGGCCAAATGGGCTGATCTTGAAATCCTGCACGTTGGCGCGCATGGGTTGATACACCGTCGAGTGAGCGATAGGTGTCATTGGAACTGCATCTTTGAGGACGTGTTGCGCCTGTTTGTACAGCTCGGTGCGCTTGCCCTGGTCGGTGGTACGTTTGGCTTCTTTCACCAGGCCGTCGAACTTCTTGTCGCACCACTTGGAGAAGTTGTTACCGCTCAGCGAGTCGCAGCCAAACAGCACGTTGAGCCAGTTGTCCGGATCACCATTGTCACCGCTCCAGCCAATGATCATGGCCTGGTTCTCGCCACCTTTGGAACGCTTGATGTACTCGCCCCATTCGTAGCTGGTGATCTTCACTTTCAAGCCGATCTTGGCCCAGTCGGACTGGAGCATCTCAGCCATCAGTTTGGCGTTCGGGTTGTACGGACGCTGCACCGGCATCGCCCACAGAACGATTTCGGTACCTTCCTTGACGCCGGCTTCCTTGAGCAGCTGCTTGGCTTTCTCAGGATCGTACTTGGTGTCTTTGATGGTGGTGTCGTAGGACCACTGGGTCGGCGGCATGGCGTTGACGGCCAGCTGGCCGGCGCCCTGGTAAACCGAATCGATGATCTGCGGCTTGTTCACGGCCATGTCCAGCGCCTGGCGCACGCGCAGGTCAGCCAGCGGGTTGGCCTCGTTGCTGCCCTTGACCTTGTCCATCACGTTGTAGGCGATGTAGCCCAGGTTGAAGCCGGCCTGATCCGGCATCTTCAGCGACTTGTCTTCTTTCAGCGCTTTC
This genomic interval from Pseudomonas koreensis contains the following:
- a CDS encoding ABC transporter substrate-binding protein, yielding MLKHAVIPFLVGAGLLASAPFATAATNLVFCSEGSPAGFDPGQYTTGTDFDASAETMFNRLTQFERGGTAVIPGLATKWDISDDGLTYTFHLREGVKFHTTPYFKPTREFNADDVLFTFNRMINKDDPFRKAYPTEFPYFTDMGMDTNITKIDKVDDHTVKFTLKEVDAAFIQNLAMSFASVQSAEYAAQLLKDGKAADINQKPIGTGPFVFKSYQKDSNIRYTGNKDYWKPEDVKIDNLIFAITTDPSVRIQKLKKNECQVTLFPRPADLKALKEDKSLKMPDQAGFNLGYIAYNVMDKVKGSNEANPLADLRVRQALDMAVNKPQIIDSVYQGAGQLAVNAMPPTQWSYDTTIKDTKYDPEKAKQLLKEAGVKEGTEIVLWAMPVQRPYNPNAKLMAEMLQSDWAKIGLKVKITSYEWGEYIKRSKGGENQAMIIGWSGDNGDPDNWLNVLFGCDSLSGNNFSKWCDKKFDGLVKEAKRTTDQGKRTELYKQAQHVLKDAVPMTPIAHSTVYQPMRANVQDFKISPFGLNSFYGVSVSK
- a CDS encoding ABC transporter substrate-binding protein, with protein sequence MRHTLVFSALLGAGLLAATSASYAASDSLVFCSEGSPAGFDTAQYTTATDNDAAEPLYNRLVEFEKGATNVVPGLATQWDISEDGLKYTFHLREGVKFHTTPYFKPSRDFNADDVLFTFNRMLDAQQPFRKAYPTEFPYFNGMSLNKNIAKVEKTGPLTVEFTLNSVDAAFIQNIAMSFASILSAEYADKLLADGKPSDINQKPIGTGPFVFKSYQKDSNIRYTGNPQYWDPSRVKLKNLIFAINTDASVRVQKLKANECQITLHPRPADVEALKTDPKLQLISKPGFNLGYIAYNVRHKPFDQLEVRQALDMAVNKQGILNAVYQGAGQLAVNAMPPTQWSYDESIKDAAYNPEKAKELLKAAGVKEGTEITLWAMPVQRPYNPNAKLMAEMLQSDWAKIGLKVKIVSYEWGEYIKRTKNGEHDISLIGWTGDNGDPDNWLGTLYSCDAIGGNNYSMWCDPAYDKLIKQAKVVTDRDQRTELYKQAQQLLKQQVPITPVAHSTVNQPLSTRVEGFKVSPFGRNVFSGVSID